Proteins co-encoded in one Nicotiana sylvestris chromosome 7, ASM39365v2, whole genome shotgun sequence genomic window:
- the LOC138872594 gene encoding uncharacterized protein, which yields MRHEVFTLTARSKKVLVNPEDDKDRGWYTRYVAGRTVDLLGETIILFPEKWNFAPTMGDVELIPDFRGWVDSILKIAPKDQKTWKSISSLHGWKVKTHGFGVRGMAVEVAMAIRMSANAALDLNKARASLPKRKAIGESSENEEEEDTSLIARPRVRRRVINSDEIEDTPAQTSSTEPILIYSDEDTVPKDTNELTQRLFDSGFVSGELGPVFDEAPLSLFVPISSIPLPVSTAHASVPVLVSSSSPSIPSLTLMAPAVVFSFSTTPPSMAPPPFVQHTEAGSSSRTMALRSVTLEVPVNHSLLRKTGRADVWLEPLIGDIEKKKMESHSCLTLMNDIVHSTLKANLIGTELMGRISLLERKTCESEKSIHEAEEIARGAQLEAANWKEQFENAQGTIEELQESRNLLEQQKRGLTSELATAKASSSQFKRDKELLECSMSEQLSKASEEVRELKALLAKKEEYAGELVQSLTQAQADLQTSSDEIRALKSSHASLEASLDSHLAEHQILKNDLAMWEREYGLLEENFNIEVSWAFLKSRHDVLIEATQESFDLQSEIAKVLDTIEKSQQPIDTPSPALEAPGTEELLNEEVATAAIGVAIPAPKGETSMTQSIEAEAPVTLASLGDFNIPSPIKIAPENEIATSDVPTPSMTS from the exons ATGCGCCATgaggtttttaccttaactgcaagaagcaaaaaggttttggtaaaccctgaagatgacaaggatcgtggaTGGTACACCCGTTACGTTGCTGGACGTACGGTGGACTTGCTTGGTGAAACAATTATTctcttccctgagaagtggaattttgcac caaccatgggagatgtggaacttaTTCCtgacttccgtggttgggtagattcaattttgaagattgctCCTAAAGATCAAaaaacttggaaatcaatttcttctttaCATGGCTGGAAGGTGAAAACACATG GATTTGGTGTTAGAGGAATGGCAgttgaagtagctatggccattcgcatgtctgctaaTGCTGCACTTGATTTGAACAAGGCTCGAGCTTCGCTTCCCAAAAGGAAAGCTATAGGAGAAAGTTCTgagaatgaggaagaggaagataccTCTTTAATTGCCAGGCCCAGAGTTAGGAGACGAGTCATTAATAGTGATGAAATTGAGGATACCCCTGCTCAAACTTCGTCTACCGAGCCTATTTTGATTTATTCTGACGAGGACACCGTGCCAAAAGATACTAATGAATTAACTCAGCGTCTTTTTGATAGTGGTTTTGtgagtggcgagctcggccctgtttttgatgaagctcctctctCCTTAttcgttcctatttcctccattcctttgCCAGTTTCAACTGCACATGCTTCCGTTCCTGTGTTGgtttcttcatcttctccttccatCCCTTCTTTGACTCTTATGGCTCCTGCTGTTGTGTTTTCCTTTTCTACTACTCCTCCTTCCATGGCTCCTCCTCCCTTCGTTCAGCATACGGAGGCGGGTTCTAGCAGTAGAACCATGGCTttgagaagtgttactcttgaagttcctgtcaaccatagccttttgagaaagactggtagagctgatgtttggctcgagcctctaatcggtgatattgagaagaagaagatggagagccacagttgcctgactctgatgaatgacatagttcattctactttgaag gctaacctcattggtaccgaattgatgggaagaatttcccttctggaaagaaaAACCTGTGAGTCTGAAAAATCCATCCATGAGGCCGAGGAAATAgccaggggagcccagcttgaagcagctaattggaaagaacagtttgagaatgctcaggggaccatagaggagttgcaagaaagtagaaatctcctggagcagcaaaagcgtggtttgacttctgaactagcaactgccaaggcttcttcaagccaatttaaaagagataaagagcttttggagtgctcaatgtcagaacaattatcaaaggctagtgaagaagtcagggagcttaaggcacttttagccaagaaagaagagtatgcaggagaattagtgcaaagcttgactcaagctcaagctgacttacagacctcctctgacgagattcgagctttgaagagttctcatgcctcccttgaagcttcccttgattcccatttagctgaacatCAAATATTgaagaatgatcttgctatgtgggaaagggagtatggacttctggaggagaacttcaacatagaggtaagttgggctttcctgaaatctcgcCATGATGTTTTGATAGAAGCTACTCAGGAAAGCTTCGATTTGCAATCTGAAATAGCCAAAGTCTTAGACACTATCGAGAAAAGTCAACAACCtattgatactccttctcctgcacttgaagctcctggaacggaagaacttttaaatgaagaagtggctactgcaGCAATTGGGGTTGCAATTCCTGCTCCcaagggtgaaacttctatgacacagTCCATAGAAGCTGAAGCTCCTgtgactcttgcttccctcgGTGATTTCAACATTCCAAGCCCAATTAAAATTGCTCctgaaaatgaaattgcaacttctgatgttccaaccccttcaatgactagctga